One stretch of Phaeodactylum tricornutum CCAP 1055/1 chromosome 9, whole genome shotgun sequence DNA includes these proteins:
- a CDS encoding homeobox protein (Similar to homeobox containing transcription factors), whose translation LTQTKVQGASQAMLYATGITEEDLDKPQVGICSVWYEGNPCNMHLLDLSEKVKKGVEDASCVGYRFNTVGVSDGISMGTSGMRYSLQSRDLIADSMETTMGGQWYDGLIALPGCDKNMPGCIMAMGRLNRPGIMVYGGTIRAGKQPSTGNSLDIVSAFQSYGEYVYDKITEEERKEILQHACPGQGACGGMYTANTMATAIEALGMSLPYSSSSPADSKEKADECYRSGEAMYRLLELDLKPRDIMTKAAFENAMRMVMVTGGSTNAVLHLIAMSRSVQNPEVAITLEDFQRISNQTPFLADLKPSGKYVMEDVQNIGGTPGLIKFMIDNGLFDGSQMTVSGKTHAENLKDHPGLTPGQDIIRPLSDPVKKTGHLMMMYGNLCPGGGVAKITGKEGETFTGTARVYDNEQLMMRGLENKEIKAGDVVIIRYEGPKGGPGLPEMLTPTSAIMGAGLGDKVALLTDGRFSGGSHGFCIGHITPEAQVGGPIALVKNGDPIRIDARAEQRTIDLLISDEEWEKRRTEWTPPPLRATQGTLFKYIQCVATASEGCVTDE comes from the exons TTGACGCAAACCAAGGTCCAGGGTGCGTCGCAGGCGATGCTGTACGCGACGGGTATTACGGAGGAAGATCTCGACAAACCTCAGGTTGGCATCTGCTCCGTCTGGTACGAAGGCAATCCTTGCAACATGCACCTTTTAGATCTTTCCGAAAAGGTCAAAAAAGGAGTCGAAGACGCCTCCTGCGTAGGCTACCGCTTCAACACGGTGGGTGTTTCCGACGGTATCAGTATGGGCACCTCCGGTATGCGGTATTCGTTACAGTCGCGCGATTTGATTGCGGATTCCATGGAAACGACTATGGGAGGACAATGGTACGATGGATTGATTGCCTTGCCGGGATGTGACAAAAACATGCCGGGCTGTATCATGGCCATGGGACGCTTGAACCGACCGGGTATCATGGTCTATGGAGGAACTATTCGGGCTGGAAAGCAGCCGTCTACTGGAAACAGTCTCGACATTGTCAGCGCCTTTCAGTCTTACGGAGAGTATGTTTACGATAAGATTACGGAGGAGGAGCGCAAGGAAATTCTGCAGCACGCATGTCCCGGACAAGGAGCCTGTGGAGGAATGTATACCGCAAATACAATGGCCACCGCGATTGAAGCCCTCG GCATGTCCCTTCCGtattcatcgtcgtcgccggcggattccaaggaaaaggctgaTGAGTGCTATCGTTCGGGGGAAGCCATGTATCGCCTTTTGGAACTTGATCTTAAGCCTCGTGATATCATGACCAAGGCGGCTTTCGAGAATGCCATGCGTATGGTCATGGTCACGGGTGGATCCACCAACGCTGTCTTACACTTGATTGCTATGAGTCGCTCGGTTCAGAATCCAGAAGTAGCAATCACGTTGGAAGACTTCCAACGAATCTCCAATCAAACACCATTCTTGGCTGACTTAAAACCTTCCGGCAAATACGTCATGGAAGATGTCCAGAATATTGGCGGAACTCCTGGATTGATCAAGTTCATGATTGACAATGGTTTGTTTGATGGAAGCCAAATGACCGTTAGCGGGAAAACACACGCCGAAAACTTGAAGGATCATCCCGGACTCACACCCGGACAGGACATCATCCGTCCTCTTTCTGACCCCGTGAAAAAGACTGGTCACTTGATGATGATGTATGGAAATCTCTGTCCCGGAGGTGGTGTCGCCAAGATTACCGGTAAGGAAGGAGAAACGTTCACTGGAACTGCGCGTGTGTACGACAATGAGCAATTGATGATGCGTGGTTTGGAAAACAAGGAAATTAAGGCAGGCGACGTGGTCATCATTAGATATGAAGGGCCAAAGGGTGGCCCGGGCTTACCAGAGATGCTGACACCCACAAGTGCGATCATGGGCGCTGGGCTCGGAGACAAAGTGGCGCTTTTGACCGATGGTCGGTTCAGTGGTGGAAGTCACGGCTTCTGTATCGGACACATCACTCCCGAAGCGCAGGTTGGTGGACCCATTGCCCTCGTTAAGAATGGTGACCCCATCCGCATTGATGCTCGTGCTGAACAACGAACCATTGATCTGTTGATttcggacgaagaatggGAGAAGCGAAGAACAGAATGGACGCCGCCACCTCTCCGAGCGACGCAGGGAACCCTCTTTAAGTACATCCAGTGCGTTGCGACTGCCAGTGAAGGATGTGTGACTGACGAA
- the RAD51-g1 gene encoding Rad51 DNA recombination/repair protein (Rad51 is the eukaryotic homolog of RecA and is involved in homology searching and strand exchange in homologous recombination during DNA repair and meiosis. Phatr2_54533 is closest to the Thalassiosira pseudonana protein Thaps3_ 255596 and both have very high homology to Rad51 and DMC1 (meiotic-specific Rad51 homologs) in animals, plants, and yeasts. This gene is expected to be expressed constitutively (and there is some EST support under standard, 'silica minus' and 'Fe minus' conditions) but it might be expected to be up-regulated during meiosis.) encodes MAAAVEQQQYENPVAQEFQQEGGAEEEVEVAVSYQTLDVLQEHGIAANDIQKLNAAGYHTVESIAHATIRKLSDVKGISEAKVLKLKEITKSMVPMDFKTAADALEDRKALVTLTTGSIELDKLLEGGVETGSITEVFGEFRTGKTQLCHTLCVTCQMAVTEGGAEGKAIYIDTEGTFRPNRLQAIAERFGLDPTVALENVAYARAHNSEHQAELLKLAAAIMSQDRYALLVVDSATALFRTDYTGRGELSERQMQMAQFLRQLTRLAEEFGVAVFITNQVVANPDGMSFAKDSTKPIGGNIMAHASTTRLRLRKGRGDNRICTVFDSPTLPEADAQFAVGAQGVCDAQD; translated from the exons ATGGCTGCCGCAGTAGAACAACAGCAGTACGAAAACCCGGTTGCCCAGGAGTTCCAACAGGAAGGAGGAGCCGAAGAGGAAGTCGAG GTTGCGGTATCGTACCAAACATTGGATGTTTTACAGGAGCACGGTATCGCTGCCAACGACATTCAAAAGCTCAATGCGGCGGGATATCACACGGTTGAATCG ATTGCCCACGCGACGATTCGTAAGCTTTCCGATGTCAAGGGAATTTCGGAAGCAAAAGTGCTCAAGCTCAAAGAGATTACCAAATCTATGGTACCCATGGATTTCAAAACGGCTGCCGATGCGCTGGAAGACCGCAA GGCTCTTGTCACGCTCACCACAGGGTCCATCGAActcgacaagcttttggaaggtgGTGTTGAAACCGGGTCCATCACGGAAGTATTTGGGGAATTTCGTACCGGCAAGACCCAACTTTGCCACACGCTGTGTGTTACCTGTCAAATGGCAGTCACCGAAGGCGGCGCCGAAGGAAAGGCGATCTACATCGACACGGAAGGAACCTTCCGTCCCAATCGCCTCCAAGCTATTGCCGAACGCTTCGGTTTGGACCCTACCGTCGCCCTCGAAAACGTGGCCTACGCCCGAGCACACAATTCTGAGCACCAGGCTGAGCTGCTCAAATTAGCCGCAGCGATCATGTCGCAGGATCGCTACGCCCTTCTCGTGGTTGACAGCGCGACGGCTCTCTTTCGTACAGACTACACCGGCCGCGGTGAACTTTCTGAGCGGCAAATGCAAATGGCACAATTTTTGCGTCAATTGACCCGATTGGCCGAAGAATTCGGTGTCGCTGTTTTTATCACCAACCAAGTGGTGGCCAACCC TGACGGCATGAGTTTTGCCAAGGACAGCACCAAGCCCATCGGCGGAAATATTATGGCACACGCATCGACCACGCGGCTTCGGCTACGCAAAGGACGTGGTGACAATCGTATTTGTACCGTCTTTGATAGCCCTACGTTGCCCGAAGCTGACGCCCAATTCGCCGTCGGCGCCCAAGGTGTCTGTGACGCACAGGACTAG
- the Cbs gene encoding predicted protein (cystathionine beta-synthase), producing the protein MDRICDDILEAIGGTPLVRLNHVGADLPCELLAKCEFFNAGGSVKDRIGRQMVLDAEKAGKIKPGDTLIEPTSGNTGIGLALTAAVRGYRCIITMPEKMSKEKVDVLKALGAEIIRTPTEAAYDAPDSHISVARRLQSEIPNSHILDQYSNPSNPNAHYYGTAEEILRQTGGKVDMLVAGAGTGGTLTGIAKRLKEHNPDIQIIGVDPEGSILAIPDSLNDKRRLESYHVEGIGYDFIPNVLDRSVVDHWYKSNDAESFVAMRRLIREEGLLCGGSCGAAVAGALKAARSLKAGQRCVIILPDSVRNYMSKGLNDDWVRDNGFADGKIIKAKSYSSWWATKRVCDLNLSIPLTITSDVSCKDAILLLKREGFDMVPVLDDGNVVGVVTEGNMTSKLLLGRCDPDTSVADAGVIYHTFHKFSMSDTLDELAQALDHDPFALIVTEQLSGIVSRIDLLDFISSDAKHELEK; encoded by the exons ATGGATCGCATCTGCGACGATATTCTTGAAGCGATTGGAGGTACACCGCTGGTACGCTTGAATCATGTTGGAGCCGATTTACCATGTGAATTGCTTGCCAAGTGCGAGTTCTTCAACGCTGGTGGATCTGTCAAGGACCGAATCGGCCGACAAATGGTTTTGGACGCAGAAAAGGCCGGTAAAATTAAACCTGGCGACACCTTGATTGAGCCTACGTCCGGTAATACTGGAATTGGGCTAGCCTTAACAGCTGCCGTTCGGGGATACCGCTGTATTATTACAATGCCCGAAAAAATGTCGAAAGAAAAGGTAGATGTTCTGAAGGCCCTGGGGGCCGAAATTATCCGAACGCCGACCGAAGCCGCGTACGACGCACCGGATTCACACATATCCGTCGCACGTCGTCTACAATCTGAAATCCCCAATTCACACATTCTGGATCAGTATTCGAATCCATCGAATCCGAATGCACACTACTACGGGACTGCGGAAGAAATTCTACGCCAAACGGGTGGCAAAGTTGACATGTTGGTGGCTGGAGCCGGTACAGGCGGGACGCTAACCGGTATTGCCAAGCGTTTAAAAGAACACAATCCGGATATTCAAATTATTGGTGTCGACCCAGAAGGTAGCATCTTGGCCATTCCGGATTCTCTCAATGACAAACGTCGTTTGGAATCGTATCACGTCGAAGGCATTGGCTACGATTTCATTCCCAACGTTCTTGATCGCAGCGTTGTCGATCATTGGTACAAGTCCAATGATGCCGAAAGTTTTGTTGCAATGCGGCGCTTAATTCGAGAAGAAGGTTTACTCTGTGGGGGTAGTTGTGGTGCGGCCGTCGCGGGCGCGCTCAAGGCTGCGCGAAGCTTGAAAGCTGGACAACGCTGCGTCATCATTTTGCCCGACTCTGTCCGCAATTACATGAGCAAAGGTCTCAATGACGATTGGGTCCGTGACAATGGATTCGCGGATGGAAAAATTATCAAGGCCAAGTCATATTCTTCTTGGTGGGCCACGAAAAGAGTTTGTGATTTAAATCTCAGCATTCCTTTGACAATCACCAGCGATGTCAGTTGCAAGGATGCTATTTTGCTGTTAAAACGAGAGGGTTTCGATATGGTGCCAGTCTTAGACGACGGGAATGTCGTGGGTGTTGTGACGGAGGGTAACATGACGAGCAAGTTGCTATTAGGACGATGCGATCCCGATACGTCGGTAGCGGATGCAGGTGTCATCTACCACACGTTTCATAAGTTCAGCATGAGCGATACGTTGGATGAGTTGGCTCAAGCTCTGGACCACGATCCGTTTGCTTTGATAGTGACGGAGCAAC TCAGTGGCATCGTTTCCCGGATAGACTTGCTGGACTTCATTAGCTCAGACGCCAAGCATGAACTTGAAAAATAG
- a CDS encoding predicted protein, protein FQISELTALTSLNYSANFLNESLPTQIGLMTTLLEFSAFFNFQIGEIPTEIGNLVNLTTLRLDENVFTGAIPTELANIFALERLYLNNNALNGTIPNMLGDLNNLQEFYFNNNELAGKIPSQLERMSNLTDFVGFLNFLTGSIPEVFGSLSSLQRLDVSDNFLAGTLPAAIFSSETLQELDLARNTFLGGIPLVVINQSSLEIIDLQENQLTGTLSEAVGSLTALKSLLLNNNFLSGIVPAVPAALEQLHLGTNFFFGAIPSEIGSTTGLKQLRLDANTFNGTIPVEISLLGDLEVLNISGNSFFSGLPSQLGALSSLRELDVSASGLNGTIPAAFFSLSLLEKLSLADNALEGTIPTPARSASPTLLEMRLNNNKLRGSIPATIAGSTNLTLLDLSGNELTGDIPVEIYDVVELRDLNFGANLLFGPIPTQFGALTKLERLVIGPNFFSGTIPSEIGELLELVEFRMPTNFFNGTIPTEFGKLTKLTVLDLSNNLVDGTVPSQLGNITTLREVLLGVTGLSGSVP, encoded by the exons TTCCAAATCAGCGAGCTGACAGCGTTGACATCCTTAAATTATAGCGCTAACTTTCTCAATGAAAGTCTTCCTACGCAGATTGGGCTCATGACGACCTTGCTCGAATTTTCCGCTTTCTTCAACTTCCAAATAGGAGAAATACCGACAGAGATCGGAAACCTGGTGAACCTGACAACGCTACGCCTTGACGAGAATGTGTTCACAGGAGCAATTCCAACTGAACTCGCCAACATATTTGCCCTCG AACGCCTTTATCTAAATAACAATGCGCTGAATGGAACAATACCGAACATGTTGGGTGATTTGAATAATCTACAGGAGTTCTACTTTAATAACAATGAGCTTGCGGGTAAAATTCCTTCGCAATTGGAAAGAATGAGCAATCTGACGGATTTCGTCGGTTTCCTTAATTTTTTAACGGGGTCCATCCCCGAAGTTTTCGGTTCGCTTTCAAGTCTACAGCGCTTAGACGTGAGTGATAACTTTCTGGCCGGAACACTGCCTGCAGCAATCTTTTCGAGCGAAACTTTGCAGGAATTAGACTTAGCACGAAACACATTTCTTGGTGGCATCCCTCTAGTTGTGATCAACCAGTCGAGTCTCGAAATAATTGATCTGCAGGAAAATCAACTGACGGGAACGCTTTCCGAAGCGGTAGGTTCTTTGACTGCTTTGAAAAGCCTTTTGTTGAACAACAACTTCCTTTCGGGCATTGTCCCTGCCGTCCCAGCAGCACTTGAACAATTACATCTAGGGAcaaatttcttctttggcgcAATTCCATCTGAGATTGGTAGTACAACAGGCTTGAAACAGCTCAGACTAGACGCAAATACCTTCAATGGAACCATCCCTGTCGAGATCTCCCTGCTCGGAGACCTGGAAGTTCTAAATATTTCTGGCAATTCATTTTTTTCAGGTCTCCCTAGTCAACTTGGAGCATTATCAAGTCTACGAGAACTCGATGTCAGTGCGTCAGGATTAAACGGAACCATACCAGCAGCTTTTTTCTCACTTTCGCTACTTGAAAAGCTGTCCTTGGCAGACAACGCCTTAGAGGGAACGATTCCTACTCCAGCGCGATCAGCATCTCCTACGCTTCTTGAGATGCGcctcaacaacaacaaattaAGAGGATCTATACCAGCTACAATTGCTGGGTCAACAAACCTGA CTTTGTTGGATCTAAGTGGCAACGAGCTGACGGGGGATATCCCAGTAGAAATTTACGACGTGGTGGAGCTAAGAGATCTGAATTTTGGAGCCAATCTTTTATTTGGCCCCATTCCTACGCAGTTTGgggcattgacaaagcttgAGAGGCTAGTTATTGGACCAAACTTCTTCTCAGGCACTATCCCGAGTGAAATAGGAGAGCTATTGGAACTAGTAGAATTTCGAATGCCTACAAATTTCTTCAACGGAACAATTCCGACAGAGTTTGGGAAACTCACCAAACTTACAGTTTTGGATTTATCGAACAATTTGGTAGACGGTACTGTTCCTTCTCAGCTTGGCAATATCACAACTCTGCGAGAAGTGCTACTAGGGGTGACGGGTCTATCAGGCTCTGTCCCG
- a CDS encoding predicted protein, which translates to MANSSPRLATQECYSLMSLISSSVEPTVSCSIEALREVSHAKETFDWSDYPVVGEDTIMINSTPSQSYFKSTIYEERLTPTSRSRSPPPSPTSSRMFPFSDETSSKPFVQELEKRIDSKKVAFSDILEIRTHEIVLGDHPCCLGGMALQCDWSHTDLEIVDFEMHERVGSKRRNADLRLSYGERRHRLQEVTGLSGAQLLQQEYALVCAAKGYTMTPLTVSSRQSLALACGH; encoded by the coding sequence ATGGCTAATTCCTCTCCCCGTCTCGCCACACAAGAGTGCTACTCCCTCATGTCTCTCATTTCAAGTTCCGTCGAGCCGACCGTTTCGTGCTCTATCGAAGCGCTGCGGGAGGTCAGCCATGCAAAGGAAACCTTTGATTGGTCTGACTATCCAGTCGTCGGAGAAGATACGATTATGATTAATTCTACTCCGTCACAATCATATTTTAAATCCACCATTTATGAAGAGCGATTGACTCCTACATCAAGATCGAGATCTCCCCCTCCGTCTCCTACTTCTTCGCGgatgtttcctttttccgATGAGACATCATCCAAGCCTTTTGTTCAGGAGCTGGAAAAACGAATCGATAGCAAGAAAGTTGCTTTTTCGGACATTTTGGAAATCCGAACGCACGAAATTGTGCTAGGAGATCATCCTTGCTGCTTGGGCGGCATGGCGTTGCAGTGCGACTGGTCCCACACGGACCTCGAGATTGTCGATTTTGAAATGCACGAACGTGTTGGTTCCAAGCGCCGGAACGCGGACTTACGCCTCAGCTACGGGGAAAGGCGACATCGTTTACAGGAGGTAACTGGCCTCTCTGGGGCACAACTTTTGCAGCAAGAGTACGCTTTGGTCTGCGCGGCCAAGGGCTACACGATGACACCTCTGACTGTCTCGTCACGACAGAGCCTTGCCCTCGCCTGTGGACATTGA